In the genome of Desulfovibrio desulfuricans, one region contains:
- a CDS encoding cytochrome c3 family protein: protein MPYPSKRVWIVGCIALAACVGLAAAGVSYSSQTAFCLSCHEMRVYQDELMLSPHAKDAQGKAIGCSQCHIPSGNLARMLGAKAWMGIKDLWVHNVDGGTDLNRAAMQPIARRFTDDANCRACHKDLTRNAKADGPVSVEGRLAHENYEGKNGQARSGCVGCHRNLAHLPVFDERIPANTKFAQKIKEIRP from the coding sequence ATGCCGTATCCTTCTAAGCGCGTCTGGATTGTGGGCTGTATTGCCCTGGCCGCGTGCGTAGGCCTGGCGGCAGCGGGGGTGTCGTATTCGTCACAGACGGCGTTTTGTCTGTCCTGTCACGAAATGCGCGTGTATCAGGACGAACTGATGCTGTCACCGCACGCCAAGGACGCACAGGGCAAAGCCATCGGATGCTCGCAATGCCATATCCCGTCGGGCAATCTGGCCCGCATGCTCGGGGCCAAGGCATGGATGGGAATCAAGGACTTGTGGGTGCACAACGTGGACGGCGGCACAGACCTCAACCGGGCCGCCATGCAGCCCATTGCCCGCCGCTTCACCGACGACGCCAACTGCCGGGCCTGCCACAAGGATTTGACCCGCAACGCCAAGGCTGACGGGCCGGTTTCTGTCGAGGGCCGCCTGGCCCACGAAAACTACGAGGGCAAAAACGGTCAGGCCCGCAGCGGCTGCGTGGGGTGCCACCGCAACCTCGCCCATTTGCCCGTTTTTGACGAGCGCATACCCGCCAATACCAAGTTTGCACAGAAAATTAAGGAGATACGGCCATGA